The Kryptolebias marmoratus isolate JLee-2015 linkage group LG1, ASM164957v2, whole genome shotgun sequence sequence aacaataacacaaatatATACAGCAACAATTAGATGATTTACTattacaaacacataaaacattcaataaaacatttattatatgttgtttttaatgatccTTCTAACAATCATAATCATGTTGTTATGCCGACATCAAGAGCTCCTGGTTTTAGCAACTATAAACAATGTATACAGAGTATATGGGATGGTGAAACCATAATGTTAATACAACACGACCTTAACGTGCGTACTGGTTTGCTCAGTCTAAACAGTCATTAAATGCTACTGCAGACAGACTACAACTGATAGATAACAGTCAGGGTCTCGTAACACAACTGCCACTGAAGTACagcaacattaaacagaaacaagtagAGACAAACGGCAGTAGGAAGGGCAGTTTGGGCACTGCTCTGACTCTGGCCCATATCTTAAGTTGGCATTAGTGTCAGAAATGTGTTGAAACACTGAGGGTATTACATAAACAGCTCAACAGTTACAAAGAGGTGAATATCAGCTTGTAGGCaagtacaaaaacaatcagCGACAGCTAACCATTGTTGAATCCTACCTGTTGTCTTCTAAGATTGCTTTGTTCTCTAAAGTGCACAAAAATAACCAGTGGAAACacaacagatgttttgttttctgttctcatTTTTCATCTACATGAGGGCATTCACAGTGGACATTTGGAAAGGGGGGGAAAACGCAAAAAGTCGACCAAGCAGTTTTGCCTGCGTCACGTGATGGGTCGCCGGCTGTATAGTCTGTTGAACTCGTGTCATAGCTTTTGTTGAGAGATTAACAGAGAACACAGAATGTGGAGCTGGGTCCTGCCTGACAGAGATAGTCTCAGTCCTGGTAGAGAACCCAGAGGGACCAACACTTTCCAAACTAACTTCCACCTCAGCTACCGCCGGGATGCAGCTCCTTCATCCGACCAACTGATTTAAATCTCCATGAGATTGGCCCCTTGGCTGCCAGTGTCACAAAGAGAATCGGAGTGATAGagggggagaaagagagagaaataaagagAGAGCACTGGTTCATTAACTCTTCCAGCCCCCCTCCAATGAAACCGCATCTTGTTCCCCAGAGCACCGTCCACCAACACAGTAAGTCTGACTGTCACTTCACTGTCACTGTCTTGGGTAGGTTAACTCAGAGATGGTTAGGAGTAGCTTGGTAACCGTGTTGGGACGATAAGTTCACAATGTGGGCACTGGTCTCCCTCTAAGGGTGACCGGGCTCGTGGTGTGAGGACAAGAGGGCGAAGGAGGTATCAGAGTGCTGTGGGACATCTCTCAACCACAGCTGAAGGAGCCTTGGACAGGAAATACTTTATCACCTCTCACAGTAGTGGAGAGTGAAAGTTTTGGAGAGCTGTTTCTCCCCTAAACCCCATGGCTCCAATTCAAATTTACTCTCcacatcctcctcttcctcctcatcttcctcctcctcgtagTGGCTGGGCTCCTCTATAGAGGTCTCAAGATGGTAGGAATATGGCTGACCCTCTGTGTACTCATAGATGGTCGGCAGGCTGCTCTTGAGGCTGCAACGTCGGCGCAATGCTACTAGCAGTGGCTGGGGCATGGTGAAAATGTCCACATTGTTGCCAAGGTCGATCCAGGCCAGGCTGGAGAACATTTTGGGGTCTTTGAGCATTTCAGTGAGGTCTTTAAGTATGGCCAAAGTGAGGCGGTTACCGTTGAGAGCCAGCGTACTGAGTTTGGGCAAGGAGGCGagaagaggcagcagcagcctcaGGTTGTCGTCGTGGAGTTCAGTGAAGCTGATGTCTACGGCCACAATACTGTCTCTGTTGTTCTGGAGATAGAAGGCAACTTGTCGGACATCACGAGTGGACAGAGGGATTCCAGACAGGTCAACACTGTCATTGGACAGCTTTTTCTGCAGAGTTGTCTTGAGACTGTTGAGAAATATGAAGACAAAGATCTTGGTATTAGCTTTGAAAAGGAACTGaagacaaacatgcacaaatcAACAGAAATTTTAACTGGAGAGTTACAAGACCTTTGGCTGTGGTTcatgtaccaaaaaaaaagttgtttatagCATGTTGTGATGTTATGGTTGCGATGTTATGAGCCATATTTAGTACAAGGGAGCAGGTGAGTGGTTCTGTTTAGAGAGGAAGGCTGATTCAGAGTCTGCAGTATGAGGATTTATTTCTACAAAGAGACGAGCCAAAAGATCCAAACAAAACTAGCAGCTTGGATTTAAAACTTAGAGAGCTGGGAACACAGAGCCAAAGCAGTTTGAGGTACAAGATTATGTTTTGGTCCAGAAAATGAAAGATATTTTTAGCCCTTTTAATCATATGACAGGAGAGGAAAAGATCTGTGTGGTTTTGTTGTGAGCAAGATGACAGATTTAGGTGAAAACAGGCcaaatttaaagcaaagttaTAATGACGTAAGTGTAGAACcctaaacttatttattaaatttgcaaaacagaaagctttctgaatattttttctattctatgaattcatgttttttttcttattttattttaccttaacACAAGATCATTTAACATTCAGTTTATGTAATTAgtttaatatgttaaaaaatacttcatacataataaatacattaatcTACACCCTGCACCACCAACACTGCTGCATTCCAGTTTCTAACCTGAGCTTTTAACAGGACCCTGAAAGTAAAAAGTAATAACACAGGAGTTCAAAGACCAAAAAGTACTACGCAAAACATCAATTATTATAAGTAATGAAGTATTAAGGTTGTTACAGTATGTTGGGGCTCACTTCATCCTGACATCACAACTAGAGACTCAGTCTGAGgtaatgtgtttttatcaaTGCCAATGCTCTAAACTGAAGTTTAAGCAACGTGAACGAGCTAAAGGTTGTATGAGCCTTTTCTTTGACCCTGATTTGCCTCTGTAAGTATCATAAAATATGGCCCAGCAGTTTTGCTTAAATGCATATACTTAGGActaaatagtaataaaaacgTGAATGAGCGCTTGTCTTGGAACAAGCAACCCGTgagtgtgcatttgtttgttatAATTCCTCTAAAAACAGACCATTTCCTACAATAAATGATATACAGCTGGCAATATTCTAAGAGAAGCTGCATGCAAGTGATAATACTAAACTAAAATGTCATTAATAAATGAATCAAACATATAATTAATAACAGCATCAACGTCTCATTATTACACGTTTGATTGATTAGAAGACCATGAATTCACAATGTTTCCTGCCTTAAATCATCACGAGCCAAGTTTTAGCTCCCAGGATCTGGTGTGTTTTACTTAAGAGAGTTGGGTGAGTGTGTTCAAAGTGTGTGCTATTAtggatatttttaatttacattacaGATTAATTAAAGGAATGGTCAAGAAGTCACTTTTAAGTGTGTTGCACTtttgtttaattgattttacaGTGTCTGTTCAGACGAAGATTTATTTGTGGTTTAAGTCTGCTGTATCGTTTGCACATCTTCAGTCTGGTTTGTTTCAAGCTTCTGGATATCTTTCAAGCTCCTTTAGGATTTGGTGTAATAGTTACTGATTTACAGTGCCgatgaaaacattaatttatttatactCTTCTTTGGCCCTTTGTACTAAGTCAGCTCCACTTCCCGGTGCCCCTATCCGCCCACCTCGGAGGGCGCAGTGTGTTTAACTCCAGCTCTTGCTGAAGTGGCCTGTAATGCTGATGTGGTGTCAGTGTAAATTAAAGCATCCTCCGGTGCCTGGTGACTTACAGCGACATCCCCTGCAGTATCTGTCACTGGTGATGCTTAGAAGTGTTTTTCTGGTTGCGCCCTCAGCAGCATTTActccatttatttatatatatatatatataaagttgaAGGCTTAAAGAGCAAGAGGTTTGTAAAGATACACAGACCAAAATAGAAAAAGTTTTGCCTTTAAATCCAGGCTGAACTGGGTTTTAATTGGCTGTTCAGGATGATGTAACTTGATCAGATTCTTGATTTGTCTCTGTGACAGAAACCTCAGCTTAACTAGAGGTGCAAAAACCCTAATGGCCATGGAAGAGGCCTGTCTGCAGGTGTTAATAGTTTCATCACACATCTCTCTCCTCTTCAGACAGACTCATCTTTTTGAGCtcaggaagaacaaaaaaaaaaaaaagatgtctgaGGTGTCCTCTCATGAAGCCTCTTCCATCCTTCTTCCAGAATAATCGTGCAGCAGAAAACAGgggttttttaagaaaaaaaagatggttctTTGTGGCTTTTACACAGTCACTGACACTGACAAAAGGGCTCAGTTTGAATGGCAAACCGGATTCAGAgggaaatgattaaaaaaagaaacagtgctGTGGTGTGGTGCTGTTTACTCTGAATGAAATTAAGATCGATATCTGCAGCTCTCCAAAGcaacaagcaggaaaaaaagcaattcTTTTATTTACCCCAGTTCACAGTGAATCTGAAAGGCATCAATATTCTATTAATAGTCATCAAAAAGCTCTAGCATTTCAATGTAGTCATAGATACCCATTAAATAATCTGCTGGTCAATCCAGTTTGGGCTgtagatttaaattttaaatactgATCATGTAGAGAGTCATCAATCTTTACATTTCAGGTGGTTTCACATGAGGCAGAGTTTCAATTCTGTAAGCTTGAATCGAGCAGCTCCTACGAATgatttcaaatattaattttggaAATGTTAACTAAAGCTAAGTAAGGCAAGATAAAACTACCTGTGAAATCTAAAACAAGAATCGTTTTCACACTGTTTAACATCATACATGAACACATTAAAGAGCTCCATCATTAAAAGTCCCATTTTTCAGGAGTTCATTTTCTCCTCAGCTCCCCTCTGGGCTGCATTACTCACACCGTTTTGTTTCACGCAGAGCAATTTGTCTTCGAATATTGCAGTTCTGTGCAAAACCTTTGAGTAAtccttcatttctttatattacACCTCAAAGGAACCAAATTTTCTTGTAATATTTCAAGGAGGTCTTCAGAAATATTCCAGACTTTCTGGAGATTGTTTAAAAAGTCCTATTTGCCAAAAACTTGCCGTGTCTTGGCATAATGTGCAGTGTGTTTAAAAGAGATCTACAGAAAGCGGAAAGGTTGAGGATAAAAGAAGTCTAATGAGTCTAAATACATTTCTTCAGCAGATAGATATTATTTCACAGGTTTGTCTTAAGAAAAGGGGAAAACTAATCCATCACAGGATCTGATCCATCATAGTCAAGTTCCAGGCATTTTTAATCACCTAGTAGATTAAAAACTAGGATTAGCTGCCTGTCAAATTGCTatctttaaatttgttgtgtATGCATcaaaaaatgggaacaaattacattttgtgacaggctgctaacaaaaaaagtctaaagATATAGTGCaattacaaaaatgtctgtGCTTAAAAGGATCAAAAATCAGAatgaagcagctttaaaaagccaaacacataaaatgtttctctttaaaaaaagtaaggTGTCAAGACTGGACtgaaaaagagattaaaaaacactgaatgcatgaagaaaaatgttgaaaGTCCAGAGaacattttctatttaaaacCACAACCTCTGTGGGAGCAAATACGAGatgtagtttaaaacttttgcaaggtattttatttgttttagtacTGTAATGGGTTAAATGCATCCTGTGTGAAACAGACAGTCCAATCTCCTTTGCTTTTTGACACATTACTTTACTATTGCTTTataattatcacctgccacaaaaaggcaaagagagacagtaatgtttttgcctttctgTCAATGTCTTTCTATTTGTTGCaaatatatctcatgaaccactggacaaaatttaatgaaacttgcaaaaactTATCATTAGAtttacatctgcaactgattagctttttgAACCAATTCgcttcaaggtggctgccaaggtCAAATGATcctcaaaactacaaaaatggctacaactcagttttacaggcGTTGAGCTTTGCAGAGAATCTAACTTCATAGTTCACATTTCATATTAATAAGGAGAGTCCTGCACTAAAGATCACTCTGATGCaggttttgggtcatttttgcAGAGACCACTCTGTCATCTCTCTGTGCGAACAAGATCAATATTCTGATCTATAACCTGAGGGAGCTTCAAAGTGTGGTCATGTAACAAACTAATGCCAATGCACTAAATGGTCTTTTCTGGTGAATGTGATGAAAAACAAGGCTCAGCAGCCACCTAATGATAGGTTATTTTGTTATGGGGAGTTCAGAGAACTAAGGAAAAGCTGATTAGAAGGTCAGATGAGGCTGATGGAACCGGGGACGGTAATAAAAGACGTGAAAAAAAGTGTCACAAAGTGAAAAGCCTATGTGAAATAATTGAGAGTGGCTCTGCAGCACAGCTAGGTCATGGCTCTTATCAAGGCTATTGTTAAGCTATTTaattaaacaagacaaaaaaaaatacaaaagccaAATCCAAACAAACTAATTATAGAGATCATTAGGATTAGTGAGATTTTGATATTAATTCAGCGTTGAATTTCAGCCAGATAGCTGTGTGTGGTGTGCAGAGCTAATGCAGGATAATGAAGGGATGAACAATCCGGGGTCATTAAAGCGGAAcgagctgtttctgtttcctctgagCGGAGAAAACCCTCACAGAGGTCAGGCTGTCAAATGTTTGCATGGATAGTAGATGTTCGCTcgcagcaacaaaaaaatggaagacAAAGGGAAGTAAAATCCACCATAAAATAATAGTTACTGcccaccaccaaaggcaaaagggtgataatgtttttacctgtatctgtgtgtgcatgtttgagtgtctgtctgtctgatagcaaaatatctcataaaccactgcttggattttaataaaagtaatcatttaacgtacatctacaattaaGTTCTAGAGCGAACTGcacttagccaacacaagaacaaaacaaatttaccactattgagctaaagtttgatgtggtagtagctgagagtcacccccaacacacagtctgagtgccagatcttgcaatattgcatgagattgtgcataacatcatctacaaggtttgaccaaaatagctagaACTCCATCTCTTCCCATCATTACATGatcttaaattaaaactctGCAGTAAAATggggcgggtgatatgcattacttcaaggaatgctaggattTGAGTTACAAGATGCTTTCATTAACAGTTTAAAAGGGTAACTCGTGTTTGTGAAATAATATATCTTTGACGCTTGTTCCCAAACACATGGGAAAGTTAAGCTGTCAGAGCTCTCTTCTGTGTTAATATTTCGTTTTAGGGTGGATTTTTGTTGTAATGGTTGATGTTACTTCTGCCCTCTCAGGCAGCGTCAATGTCTCGACAGATGTATAAAACCAGGAACataactgagtaaaaaaaaggcCTTCAGCTATAAGATCTCTCCCTTCTAGTGTATCTACAGTGTCAAAGATGCTGCAGTTGTCAGATAAAtctttcatcttttctcttCTGGGCTGAATTAAACTTATACAAGCACAACAAAGCGCAGCTGGTGGGGATTGTCAGCTAAATGTTTGATCCAGCCTGATCCCTGTGAATATGTCTTAGCCTTTTGTCTGCTTTCTTTGAGTCGGTAGCTTGACTGACTCATATTAAACCCGCCTGATATCCTGTCACTTGCATTGTTTCCTTTTATAGTTTCATCTTCAGAATataaattcattgtttttgtgtctaTGCTGCTGGCAGAATAAGCAATCACAAAAGGAAGCATTGTACGCGTCTATTTCTGCTCAAAAACTGGGtttctatcaggcaaagaaaagTTGATTCTGCGTTCAGCATCTTGAACATGAAGAGCTTCTCGCTCCTTgaagggatagtccagtcagctttgaggtgatgttctgtctaatggTTATCAATAATGCCTTAtgagccgtgacatcagtcatagagcatggagtatggagaaagaggcaaaagtctttgtctgGGCTAGGCTAGCCAATAAAGgcagtgtttttggttttgtttactgtttttcaAGTTTATAAAACACCTCTTTTTCAAAAACACCATACACTTGTGAAtgaacactacattagctattattaaacctctacacatttgtttattttgtcactgttttctcaacataTGTGTTACTACACCAATGTTTGTGTGCGGAGCATAAATATACTGTGTATATGCTGATGGTGATGATGCTGCTAAGTGTATCAGTCTGCCTGATCAGTGA is a genomic window containing:
- the lrrc75ba gene encoding leucine-rich repeat-containing protein 75B, which produces MGSRLSRQGSLDNENFSKKRRRLLNGAGQSERGAGRGGGDFLFALMLKSDKLPGMLRRTNHSPYVRRVAWIKEIQKLLRERRMEQATDVLKLLRKDLGLEGTSLNDILYKNAAFLNLVDPISHELLLSLAREMQCPKKDADIIKSSDKICRQLIYHLTPHSKWLRQSMSRRKSQACLKTTLQKKLSNDSVDLSGIPLSTRDVRQVAFYLQNNRDSIVAVDISFTELHDDNLRLLLPLLASLPKLSTLALNGNRLTLAILKDLTEMLKDPKMFSSLAWIDLGNNVDIFTMPQPLLVALRRRCSLKSSLPTIYEYTEGQPYSYHLETSIEEPSHYEEEEDEEEEEDVESKFELEPWGLGEKQLSKTFTLHYCER